One Callospermophilus lateralis isolate mCalLat2 chromosome 6, mCalLat2.hap1, whole genome shotgun sequence genomic region harbors:
- the Id4 gene encoding DNA-binding protein inhibitor ID-4 produces the protein MKAVSPVRPSGRKAPSGCGGGELALRCLAEHGHSLGGSAAAAAAAAAARCKAAEAAADEPALCLQCDMNDCYSRLRRLVPTIPPNKKVSKVEILQHVIDYILDLQLALETHPALLRQPPPPAPPHHPAGSCPTAPPRTPLTALNTDPAGSVNKPGDSILCR, from the exons ATGAAGGCGGTGAGCCCGGTGCGCCCTTCGGGCCGCAAGGCGCCGTCGGGCTGCGGCGGCGGGGAGCTGGCGCTGCGCTGTCTGGCCGAACACGGCCACAGCCTGGGAGGCTCGGCCGCCGCGGCCGCTGCGGCGGCGGCAGCGCGCTGCAAGGCAGCCGAGGCGGCGGCCGACGAGCCGGCGCTGTGCCTGCAGTGCGATATGAACGACTGCTACAGTCGCCTGCGGAGGCTGGTGCCCACCATCCCGCCCAACAAGAAAGTCAGCAAAGTGGAGATCCTGCAGCACGTTATCGACTACATCCTGGACCTGCAGCTGGCGCTGGAGACGCACCCGGCTCTGCTGAGGCAGCCACCACCGCCCGCGCCGCCGCACCACCCGGCCGGATCTTGTCCCACCGCGCCGCCGCGGACCCCGCTCACGGCGCTCAATACCGACCCG GCCGGATCGGTGAACAAGCCGGGCGACAGCATTCTGTGCCGCTGA